From Psychroflexus torquis ATCC 700755, the proteins below share one genomic window:
- a CDS encoding DUF6607 family protein produces MKTPFYTLLALLFSISAISQTSKKQEDREAIKTMCGCFEVAFNFAETFNYSTDSLYKPSKTKMVKGLEWAQLVTDTDDKIQIQHLLQVGNPAEPMVMKHWRQDWLFENTDLYSYNAENEWKFKKFSSPEVTGQWTQKVFQVDDSPRYEGSGSWVHVDGKSYWENTTPAPLARREYTTRSDYNVLMRGNRHEITDYGWVHDQDNTKIIRETGKEDIVLAKEKGYNTYVKVDDSKCAAASQWWKDNDKKWALVRAKWDEVYGRNKDLVLEEKVDNKPLYKFLFEEESYEKEAEIDEVIESFVKK; encoded by the coding sequence ATGAAAACACCTTTTTACACCCTATTGGCACTATTGTTTTCGATAAGTGCAATTTCTCAAACATCAAAAAAACAAGAAGACCGCGAAGCTATCAAGACTATGTGTGGCTGTTTTGAGGTCGCTTTTAACTTTGCAGAGACCTTTAATTACAGTACTGATTCGCTTTACAAGCCCTCAAAAACGAAAATGGTCAAAGGTTTGGAATGGGCACAATTAGTGACCGATACAGATGATAAAATCCAAATTCAGCATTTGTTACAAGTCGGTAATCCTGCCGAACCTATGGTTATGAAGCATTGGCGTCAAGATTGGTTGTTTGAGAACACAGATTTATACTCTTACAACGCAGAGAATGAATGGAAGTTTAAAAAATTCTCTTCTCCCGAAGTTACAGGACAATGGACACAGAAAGTATTTCAAGTAGATGACAGTCCGCGTTATGAAGGGTCTGGCTCTTGGGTACATGTAGATGGTAAAAGTTATTGGGAAAACACCACACCTGCACCTTTAGCAAGACGTGAATATACCACCAGAAGCGACTACAACGTTTTGATGCGTGGCAACCGTCACGAAATTACAGATTACGGTTGGGTACATGACCAAGATAATACCAAAATTATCCGTGAGACTGGCAAGGAAGATATCGTATTGGCTAAGGAAAAAGGATATAACACCTATGTAAAAGTAGATGACAGCAAATGTGCTGCTGCCTCACAATGGTGGAAGGACAATGACAAAAAATGGGCTTTAGTTCGTGCTAAATGGGATGAAGTTTATGGCCGCAATAAAGACCTTGTTCTTGAAGAAAAAGTAGACAATAAGCCGCTCTATAAGTTTTTATTTGAAGAAGAAAGTTACGAAAAGGAAGCCGAAATTGATGAAGTCATTGAATCTTTCGTAAAAAAATAG
- a CDS encoding ankyrin repeat domain-containing protein, giving the protein MKILKNVTLLAMLFMSIVAVAQQDNVLLDRSFWKGNPDLKTVKQKIAEGNDATALNENAFDAVIYALLENADDSIIKHLLSFEGNPVDKKTHDSRIYLHWAAYAGQTEMVNFLLDKGSSVTKLDSHGYTPLAFAANAGQKNKALYDAFESHGVNLLNEKNESGANLLLLVAPSLSNEEELNFFTGKGLKLNSTDKNGNGIFNYASKKGNIDFLKLLIKKGVDYKSSNKKGGNAFLFAAQGGRGYSNPLAVYEYLKSLGLEPNIVTKDGYTPLHRLAYNTSDPAIFEFFLTAGADVNQKDAEGNTPFLNAASRNELEMVKLLSKNVKDFDATNNNGQLALMLAFQRNSPEVAEFLLNKKSDAEIYSEGRRNAKDKKGNTIAYYLVASFDSRKPDEFDAKLKLLQEKNIQLNTTQAEGNTLFHLATKDNELGVLKRLVDFNININAKNGKGLTALHLAAMKAEDSQIMKYLISKGADTKINTDFEETVFDLASENELLQKQNTSLNFLK; this is encoded by the coding sequence ATGAAGATTTTGAAAAATGTAACGCTGCTTGCTATGCTCTTTATGAGCATAGTGGCAGTGGCACAACAAGATAATGTACTTCTTGACCGTTCCTTCTGGAAAGGAAATCCAGACTTGAAAACAGTAAAGCAAAAAATCGCTGAGGGCAATGATGCAACCGCCTTAAATGAGAATGCATTTGATGCCGTAATCTATGCGTTACTTGAAAATGCAGATGATAGTATCATAAAGCACCTCTTGTCTTTTGAAGGAAATCCGGTTGATAAAAAAACCCACGACAGCCGTATCTACTTGCATTGGGCGGCCTATGCTGGACAAACCGAAATGGTCAATTTTTTACTCGATAAGGGTTCTTCTGTTACGAAATTAGACAGCCACGGTTATACACCACTTGCCTTTGCAGCGAATGCAGGTCAGAAAAACAAAGCCCTGTACGACGCTTTTGAAAGTCACGGTGTAAATCTTCTTAATGAGAAAAATGAAAGTGGTGCTAACCTACTTTTACTGGTTGCGCCATCACTTTCCAATGAAGAAGAGTTGAATTTCTTCACCGGAAAAGGTCTAAAACTTAATAGCACAGATAAAAATGGCAACGGTATTTTCAATTACGCCTCCAAAAAAGGGAATATAGATTTTCTAAAATTGCTTATTAAAAAAGGTGTGGATTATAAATCATCGAACAAAAAAGGGGGGAATGCCTTTTTATTCGCAGCACAAGGCGGACGTGGTTATAGTAATCCGTTGGCAGTTTATGAGTACTTGAAAAGTCTTGGTCTTGAGCCTAATATCGTGACCAAAGACGGCTACACGCCCTTACATAGATTGGCGTACAACACTAGCGATCCAGCGATTTTTGAATTTTTCCTAACTGCTGGTGCAGATGTAAACCAAAAAGATGCCGAAGGCAACACACCCTTTCTCAATGCAGCATCCCGAAATGAACTGGAAATGGTAAAACTACTTTCCAAAAATGTAAAAGACTTCGATGCTACAAATAATAATGGACAGTTGGCTTTAATGCTTGCGTTTCAACGTAACAGTCCAGAAGTGGCAGAATTCTTATTGAATAAGAAAAGTGATGCTGAAATTTATAGTGAGGGTCGTAGAAATGCAAAAGACAAGAAAGGCAATACCATCGCTTATTATTTGGTAGCCTCTTTTGATAGCAGAAAACCTGATGAATTTGATGCCAAATTAAAACTGCTTCAAGAAAAAAATATACAATTAAACACCACGCAAGCTGAAGGAAACACGCTATTTCATCTTGCCACCAAAGACAATGAATTAGGGGTATTGAAACGCCTTGTAGATTTTAATATTAACATCAATGCTAAAAATGGAAAAGGGTTAACCGCTTTACACCTTGCTGCTATGAAAGCTGAAGACAGCCAAATAATGAAATACCTAATCTCAAAAGGTGCGGATACAAAAATCAATACCGATTTTGAAGAAACGGTTTTTGACTTGGCCAGCGAAAATGAACTCTTACAAAAACAAAACACCTCATTGAATTTTTTAAAGTAA
- a CDS encoding DUF2271 domain-containing protein: protein MKTLFKIIPVMVIAILLLSAFTTTENKAVKCLIQMTNYTGEGAYVIVSLMNPSGDYEETLYVQGKDSEWFSEIPEWWKFYGKYRPNIDAISSATISGGERTVTVLQIPTDKVDKGYSLRFETSVEDQDYYAADIQFELTTENLKSKKEGKGFIRYIRMLLQ, encoded by the coding sequence ATGAAAACACTATTTAAAATTATTCCTGTGATGGTAATTGCAATATTATTGCTCTCGGCATTTACAACTACTGAAAACAAAGCTGTAAAATGCCTTATACAAATGACCAATTACACAGGCGAAGGTGCTTATGTAATTGTTTCTTTAATGAATCCATCTGGCGACTATGAAGAAACCCTTTACGTGCAAGGCAAAGACAGTGAATGGTTTAGTGAAATCCCTGAATGGTGGAAATTCTATGGGAAATATCGCCCTAATATCGATGCTATTTCGAGTGCAACGATAAGCGGTGGCGAACGTACCGTTACTGTATTGCAGATTCCAACCGATAAAGTTGATAAAGGATACAGCCTGCGTTTTGAAACTTCGGTAGAAGACCAAGACTATTATGCCGCTGATATTCAATTTGAGTTGACCACAGAAAATCTTAAATCCAAAAAAGAGGGGAAAGGGTTTATACGCTATATAAGAATGCTTCTGCAGTAA
- a CDS encoding PepSY domain-containing protein, with protein sequence MTISIWRYSHFILAFASSLFLLIASVTGVILAIEPISHQAKGYAVQDLDKISLGTTTEALKKNYDDVFALEVETSGFVKASVLTLEMEMLDIYIDPNTGLELGQIQERPFIYSFATNLHRSLFLKSIGRFFVGLISLLLLLITITGVLLLAKRQGGFKRLFSKVQKDYFELRYHVILSRWFFIPIVILAFTGVYLSAEKFELLPNATITHKEINNTDTTERFEHIIDIPFFKATTLDQIRKVDFPFSENPEEYYQVALKNKEIRVSQQTGQIVSEANYPFVALASRLSWKLHTGEGNVFWSIVLLLASASILFFMYSGFAMTLKRRKKVKAISIMPDKDDCEFVILVGSETGTTFDFARQLYTSLNATGKKVYMTELNKYCTFAKARRIIIFTATYGEGEPPSNARKFEAIFSTIQQPNKIRYSVVGFGSLEYPDYCKFAIKVDAILQIHPDFQPLFPLYKINNADAADFENWVKQLSKQIDISLSIQQPKKIKRQLKQIPFEVLGRTGLNVDDTFLIRLKPKKKIKFTSGDLLVILIKGTTITRQYSIARIGDEILLSIKKHEFGQCSSYLYELSKGDTIEAAVKANQHFHFPKKTTATVLIANGTGIAPYLGMIEQNRNTTINLFWGGRTVASSAIYDDILKGIISKNENNTIHKSHSREGSKEYVQNLVIQQKDSVLKTVQEGGVVMICGSLAMQHDVLDVLESLLAEHSATSLDELQHNGQLKMDCY encoded by the coding sequence ATGACAATTTCTATTTGGCGATACAGTCATTTTATACTTGCCTTTGCTTCTTCTTTGTTTTTACTCATTGCCTCGGTGACAGGTGTGATTTTAGCCATTGAGCCCATTTCGCATCAAGCTAAAGGGTATGCAGTTCAAGATTTGGACAAGATATCTTTAGGGACTACCACTGAGGCGCTGAAAAAAAATTACGACGACGTATTTGCACTCGAAGTAGAAACATCAGGTTTTGTAAAGGCCTCTGTTCTTACTTTGGAAATGGAAATGCTCGATATCTACATCGATCCAAACACAGGCCTAGAATTGGGCCAAATACAAGAGCGACCCTTTATTTATAGTTTTGCCACTAATCTACATCGTTCTCTTTTTCTTAAAAGCATCGGACGGTTTTTTGTGGGTTTGATTTCGCTTTTACTTTTACTGATTACCATTACTGGAGTATTGCTTCTCGCCAAAAGGCAAGGAGGTTTTAAACGTCTTTTTTCAAAAGTTCAAAAAGATTATTTTGAACTTCGATACCATGTTATTTTAAGCCGATGGTTTTTTATTCCAATTGTTATTCTTGCTTTTACAGGTGTCTATCTTTCCGCAGAAAAATTTGAATTACTACCCAATGCTACTATCACGCATAAAGAAATTAATAATACGGATACGACAGAACGTTTTGAGCATATTATTGATATTCCTTTTTTCAAGGCAACCACGCTCGACCAAATAAGAAAGGTAGATTTTCCATTTTCTGAAAATCCTGAGGAGTATTATCAAGTCGCATTAAAGAATAAGGAAATAAGGGTCAGTCAACAAACAGGACAAATTGTAAGTGAAGCCAATTATCCTTTTGTAGCATTGGCATCCCGTTTAAGTTGGAAGCTGCATACAGGCGAAGGAAATGTCTTTTGGTCTATTGTTTTACTACTTGCAAGTGCTTCCATTCTATTCTTTATGTATTCAGGTTTTGCGATGACGCTGAAACGTAGAAAAAAAGTAAAAGCCATTTCCATAATGCCAGATAAGGACGACTGTGAATTTGTTATTTTAGTGGGGTCAGAAACAGGAACAACATTCGATTTTGCAAGGCAACTTTATACAAGTTTGAATGCTACTGGTAAAAAAGTCTATATGACCGAATTGAATAAGTATTGCACTTTCGCTAAAGCAAGACGCATCATCATATTTACTGCGACCTACGGCGAAGGCGAACCCCCTTCAAACGCCAGGAAGTTTGAAGCTATTTTTTCAACTATCCAACAACCGAACAAAATCCGATATTCCGTAGTAGGATTTGGTTCCTTGGAATATCCAGACTATTGTAAGTTTGCTATAAAAGTTGATGCGATCTTGCAAATACATCCTGATTTTCAGCCCTTGTTCCCACTTTATAAAATCAATAATGCAGATGCTGCTGATTTTGAAAACTGGGTCAAACAATTGAGCAAACAAATTGATATTTCGTTATCGATACAGCAGCCTAAAAAAATTAAAAGGCAGCTCAAGCAAATCCCTTTTGAAGTTTTGGGACGTACTGGATTAAATGTAGATGACACTTTTCTGATTCGATTAAAGCCCAAGAAAAAAATAAAATTCACTTCTGGCGATTTATTGGTCATATTAATAAAAGGAACTACTATTACCCGTCAATATTCTATTGCCAGAATAGGCGATGAAATACTGTTAAGCATCAAAAAACACGAGTTTGGCCAGTGCTCCTCCTATCTCTACGAATTGAGTAAGGGCGATACCATTGAGGCCGCTGTAAAGGCTAATCAACATTTTCATTTCCCTAAAAAAACGACTGCTACAGTATTGATAGCAAACGGAACTGGGATAGCCCCATACTTGGGGATGATAGAACAGAATAGAAACACAACAATTAACTTATTTTGGGGAGGTAGGACCGTAGCTTCATCAGCTATTTATGATGACATTCTTAAAGGGATTATTTCGAAAAATGAAAATAACACAATCCATAAATCCCATTCAAGAGAGGGAAGTAAAGAATACGTCCAAAATCTGGTAATCCAACAAAAGGATAGTGTTCTCAAAACAGTTCAAGAAGGTGGTGTGGTTATGATTTGTGGTTCGCTAGCGATGCAACACGATGTTTTAGATGTGCTGGAAAGTTTACTCGCAGAACATTCTGCAACTAGCCTCGACGAGCTTCAGCATAATGGGCAGTTAAAGATGGATTGTTACTAA
- a CDS encoding WG repeat-containing protein, with amino-acid sequence MKRIFLLHLITLFTIGCFSQEISNKEIRKKMIAKEVIRTEYYGEEMVLAKMKSTKKWGLYSIYVGMDIEDFSFEEVIAPKFDSLSFFEPEARFQIVKQKDKYGILLLPFEIEDAGDRVNCKFDKIIHKNINGEDYILVKEDDKWGLIDWFDGFYIVDPIFNTPKEVPLVRMESWMVETFKLAKTKLNADLVIFDPLNGDGALKARNKETKKWGMYQFLDMNMEEKELIPMQYDSLNFYSFNVKYTAVYNNGKAGFYLSYWSYDEQAKQTVACKYEDYKRYDADGVSKLAVKKNGKWGWVDWLTGEEKSEFIYISTDDLPYPHFKQNYWFDE; translated from the coding sequence ATGAAAAGAATATTTTTACTACACCTTATAACCCTTTTTACGATTGGCTGCTTCTCTCAAGAAATTTCAAATAAAGAGATCCGCAAAAAAATGATAGCTAAAGAGGTGATCCGGACTGAATATTATGGAGAGGAAATGGTATTAGCCAAAATGAAAAGCACAAAAAAATGGGGCCTATACTCTATTTATGTAGGTATGGACATTGAAGATTTCTCATTTGAAGAAGTTATTGCCCCAAAATTTGATTCACTAAGCTTTTTTGAACCAGAAGCACGATTTCAAATCGTAAAGCAGAAGGATAAATACGGTATTCTTTTACTCCCTTTTGAAATTGAAGATGCTGGGGATAGAGTGAATTGCAAATTTGATAAAATCATCCATAAAAATATCAATGGAGAAGATTATATACTCGTTAAGGAAGATGATAAATGGGGTTTAATAGATTGGTTTGATGGTTTTTATATTGTAGACCCAATATTTAACACACCAAAGGAAGTTCCATTAGTAAGAATGGAAAGTTGGATGGTAGAAACCTTCAAACTAGCAAAAACAAAATTGAATGCTGACCTTGTAATTTTTGATCCACTCAATGGAGATGGTGCTTTAAAAGCACGAAATAAAGAAACTAAAAAGTGGGGAATGTATCAATTTCTGGACATGAATATGGAGGAAAAAGAATTAATACCAATGCAATATGATAGCTTAAACTTTTATTCCTTCAACGTAAAGTACACTGCAGTATATAATAACGGAAAAGCAGGATTTTACCTCTCTTATTGGAGTTATGATGAGCAGGCCAAACAAACTGTGGCTTGCAAATATGAAGATTACAAAAGGTATGATGCCGATGGTGTCTCAAAACTTGCTGTTAAGAAAAACGGCAAATGGGGTTGGGTCGATTGGCTAACGGGAGAAGAAAAAAGTGAGTTTATATACATTAGTACTGATGATTTACCCTATCCGCATTTCAAACAAAATTATTGGTTTGATGAGTAA
- a CDS encoding PLP-dependent transferase, which translates to MQDPKMLNYIVEVLKNMPTDWLKLTTHRLDIFNESLAKTQFIDQFEALYKAQNSDTSALSELPTAFDYIRLGHPLSSILEWGIAHMHDLKPEQVIAFSSQTMPVLAVLRKNVFDHKNTQILYTGDLPPAFDFKALEDVYGYNFELKQVKNADDIPDFRGSNIFISQDDEMGGADLSTAIDFYVSVQPPFGSIILVNSEESESYISEIQHVRRRETIAMTPADSFSALQQLVGKSPSTPVERDTAKNKASVVKSVQEITATKSKVLLGSCGLSVQYAIMMGLIDDAKEKHPGKNIKIIVPPNCYGGTNDQARRVVAAVENVDILDLPVDRDNDMVQSTDQVLDQVAKLDAIPYIIAEIPTNPRVEVPDLEKLKAVLSKTRQTPTGKTAIDPVFILDQTFCPNVQFLSKEGIFSSIRSISYVSGSKFPSGGKCTTGYCVANEKAEDLMPAIEKHFKLCDNEATDLQVEILAEQLPSMNKRIADAYINTREFVNFIKKELPEAKINFVPDEVVEQGFTPSVFSLDLPTKGNTDEEREAYKRALNQKLIDMMISEIPNESKHCVSYGQLKGCYWTIPATSTQGTTKEEDKDYIARVSVSPNLDLEHHKQVFSDFVEQL; encoded by the coding sequence ATGCAAGATCCTAAAATGCTTAATTATATAGTAGAAGTCCTCAAAAATATGCCAACAGACTGGTTGAAACTCACCACTCATCGATTGGATATTTTTAATGAAAGTTTGGCTAAAACCCAATTCATAGATCAGTTTGAAGCCTTGTATAAAGCCCAGAATTCAGACACATCAGCTCTTAGTGAATTGCCTACTGCTTTTGACTATATTCGCTTGGGTCATCCCTTATCTTCTATATTGGAATGGGGCATTGCTCATATGCATGATTTAAAACCAGAACAGGTCATTGCTTTTTCATCTCAGACGATGCCGGTTTTAGCCGTCCTCAGAAAGAATGTATTCGATCATAAAAACACTCAAATCCTGTATACAGGAGACTTGCCTCCGGCTTTCGATTTTAAAGCCCTAGAGGATGTTTATGGGTATAACTTTGAATTAAAGCAGGTTAAAAATGCAGACGATATTCCTGACTTTAGGGGCAGTAACATTTTCATTTCTCAAGATGATGAAATGGGAGGAGCCGACCTGTCGACTGCAATCGATTTCTACGTTAGTGTACAACCTCCATTTGGAAGTATTATACTCGTTAATAGTGAAGAAAGCGAAAGTTATATCTCAGAGATTCAACATGTGCGAAGACGGGAAACCATCGCCATGACACCAGCCGATTCTTTTTCTGCCTTACAGCAACTCGTCGGGAAATCCCCCTCTACTCCAGTCGAAAGGGATACAGCAAAGAACAAAGCAAGTGTAGTCAAATCGGTACAAGAGATTACCGCAACCAAGTCTAAAGTGTTATTGGGGTCTTGTGGACTATCCGTTCAATATGCGATCATGATGGGGCTTATAGACGATGCCAAAGAAAAGCATCCAGGAAAAAACATCAAAATCATTGTTCCACCCAACTGTTATGGAGGAACCAATGATCAAGCTAGACGAGTGGTAGCGGCGGTAGAAAACGTAGATATTTTAGACCTACCTGTAGATCGGGATAATGATATGGTACAAAGCACCGATCAAGTTCTAGACCAAGTGGCGAAGCTAGACGCCATTCCTTACATTATTGCTGAAATTCCAACTAACCCAAGAGTTGAAGTTCCAGACTTGGAAAAATTAAAAGCAGTTTTAAGTAAGACCCGCCAAACCCCTACTGGAAAAACGGCTATTGATCCTGTTTTTATCTTGGACCAAACTTTTTGTCCTAATGTTCAATTTTTAAGCAAAGAGGGTATTTTCTCTTCTATACGATCAATTTCCTACGTGAGTGGATCGAAATTTCCTAGTGGTGGAAAATGTACCACGGGTTACTGTGTTGCCAACGAAAAAGCAGAAGATCTAATGCCAGCCATAGAAAAGCATTTTAAACTTTGCGATAACGAGGCTACAGATCTTCAAGTGGAAATCTTAGCAGAGCAGTTGCCATCTATGAACAAGAGGATTGCAGACGCGTATATAAACACCCGTGAGTTTGTCAATTTTATCAAAAAAGAGCTACCAGAAGCAAAAATCAATTTTGTTCCAGATGAGGTGGTTGAGCAAGGGTTTACACCATCCGTATTTTCATTAGATCTCCCTACGAAAGGGAACACGGATGAAGAAAGAGAAGCTTATAAAAGAGCTTTAAATCAAAAACTCATCGATATGATGATTAGCGAAATTCCTAATGAAAGCAAGCACTGTGTGAGCTATGGGCAGTTAAAAGGATGTTACTGGACCATCCCAGCAACCTCCACTCAAGGAACCACTAAAGAAGAAGATAAGGATTATATTGCCCGCGTTTCTGTGTCACCAAATCTGGATTTGGAACATCATAAGCAGGTTTTTTCTGACTTTGTAGAGCAACTTTAA
- a CDS encoding S24 family peptidase, producing MAIQNNKGRQIPVVKIRFNLENPVIAPIYTYLQENRKIRDSSSENNGKTVPLVRTTPVEKELLNPIPFYNFYAAAGTFSEMQLEKDFSLIEGSEKSNSNNDYFACKIVGESMNRVIPNGSICLFKANPVGSRNGKIVLVENMDIQDQDFNSAFTIKTYSSEKVFSGESFRHKSIVLRPNSLDDSYEDIILNEESASGMRVVGEFIEILKS from the coding sequence ATGGCAATCCAGAATAACAAAGGTAGACAAATTCCAGTTGTAAAAATTCGGTTCAATTTAGAAAATCCTGTTATAGCTCCCATCTATACCTATTTACAAGAGAATAGAAAGATAAGAGATTCCTCTTCAGAAAATAATGGAAAAACTGTTCCACTAGTAAGAACGACACCTGTTGAAAAAGAGTTACTAAACCCTATCCCATTTTATAATTTTTATGCCGCAGCAGGAACGTTTAGTGAAATGCAATTAGAAAAAGATTTTTCCTTAATAGAAGGCTCAGAAAAAAGTAATTCAAATAACGATTATTTTGCTTGTAAAATAGTTGGTGAATCAATGAATAGAGTAATCCCGAATGGTTCAATCTGCTTATTTAAAGCAAATCCAGTGGGCAGTAGAAACGGGAAAATCGTTTTGGTAGAAAATATGGATATTCAAGATCAAGATTTCAATTCCGCTTTTACTATCAAAACATATTCAAGTGAAAAAGTGTTTTCGGGGGAAAGTTTTAGACATAAGTCTATTGTTTTAAGGCCAAATTCGCTTGATGATTCTTATGAAGATATTATTCTCAATGAAGAAAGTGCATCAGGAATGAGAGTTGTCGGGGAGTTTATTGAGATTTTAAAAAGTTAA
- the dcm gene encoding DNA (cytosine-5-)-methyltransferase, producing the protein MVIKDYYSISEVADILGKSTETLRRWDRDGKLSAVREPMSNYRVYCKEQLQLFPEFQNAENINHVVGNFVKPNNDYSVLELFAGAGGLAIGLEQSGIKCTALNEIDKWACQTLRTNRPSWNILEGDIKNFDFRQYENKVDIVTGGFPCQAFSYAGKKLGLKDARGTLFYEFARVIQEVKPAICIGENVRGLLNHENGETLKGMISILDEIGYNVVAPVQILKAINYNVPQKRERLILVGVRKDIDLEYVYPSPYEKVYNLSDALKKGELYDSKVPISKGTQYPENKKKVLDLIPPKGYWRDLPIDLQKEYMQKSFYLGGGKTGMARRIGWDEPCLTLTCSPAQKQTERCHPEETRPFTVREYARIQTFPDKWSFEGSVSQQYKQIGNAVPINLAKEIGYSLVKFLNEFYTEK; encoded by the coding sequence ATGGTTATTAAAGATTATTATTCTATTTCTGAAGTTGCTGATATTCTAGGAAAAAGCACTGAAACCCTAAGAAGATGGGATCGAGATGGTAAGTTGTCAGCGGTTCGAGAACCTATGAGTAACTATCGTGTTTATTGCAAGGAACAGTTACAATTATTTCCTGAATTCCAAAATGCCGAAAATATAAATCATGTAGTGGGGAATTTTGTGAAACCAAATAACGATTATTCTGTTCTTGAACTATTTGCTGGAGCTGGGGGTCTTGCAATCGGATTAGAACAGTCGGGAATAAAGTGTACAGCACTAAATGAAATTGATAAATGGGCTTGTCAAACTCTTCGAACTAATAGACCTAGTTGGAATATCCTTGAAGGAGATATTAAGAATTTTGATTTTAGACAATATGAGAATAAAGTTGATATTGTAACGGGGGGATTTCCATGTCAAGCATTTAGTTACGCGGGTAAAAAACTAGGTTTAAAAGATGCTCGTGGAACATTGTTTTATGAGTTTGCTAGAGTAATTCAAGAAGTAAAACCAGCAATTTGTATTGGAGAGAATGTACGTGGATTATTGAACCATGAGAACGGTGAAACTTTGAAGGGTATGATTTCTATTTTAGATGAAATCGGATATAACGTAGTTGCTCCAGTTCAAATTCTAAAGGCAATAAACTATAATGTTCCCCAAAAAAGAGAAAGGTTGATTTTAGTGGGGGTACGAAAAGACATTGATTTAGAATATGTTTATCCTTCACCATATGAAAAAGTATACAACCTTAGTGATGCCTTGAAAAAAGGAGAGCTTTACGATTCAAAAGTTCCAATTTCTAAAGGAACACAATACCCAGAAAACAAAAAGAAAGTGTTGGACTTAATTCCACCAAAAGGCTATTGGAGAGATTTACCTATAGATCTTCAGAAAGAATACATGCAAAAGAGTTTCTATCTTGGAGGTGGAAAAACAGGCATGGCAAGAAGAATTGGTTGGGATGAGCCGTGTTTAACATTAACGTGTAGCCCAGCTCAGAAGCAAACAGAGAGATGCCATCCTGAAGAAACGCGGCCATTTACAGTAAGGGAATATGCTAGAATTCAAACTTTTCCAGATAAATGGAGCTTTGAAGGATCCGTTTCACAACAATACAAACAAATAGGTAATGCTGTCCCTATTAACCTTGCAAAAGAGATAGGTTATTCTTTAGTCAAATTTTTAAATGAATTTTATACAGAAAAATAA
- a CDS encoding PmeII family type II restriction endonuclease, translating into MDNEHREQIIENAKQFFRAEIAQSHIDGACKRASSLSNYNVNPFLFKYLANFLTGNDDPKSIAKALVLPRVLGSSITTSFGMKVQSLITSLFQGLGSTTQGIDIEFIDAVDERKKYCQLKAGPNTINRDDVTTIVNHFDGVRNLARTNNLNVGINDMIVGVVYGEVSELSSHYRKIGQNYPVYIGQDFWYRLTGKEDFYFELIDAIGEVALEVDASKVVETTINKLTKEIEEKYK; encoded by the coding sequence ATGGATAATGAACATAGGGAACAGATTATTGAAAATGCTAAACAATTTTTCAGAGCTGAAATTGCACAAAGCCATATCGACGGAGCTTGTAAAAGAGCTAGTAGCCTTTCAAACTATAATGTAAATCCCTTTTTATTTAAATATTTGGCTAATTTTTTGACAGGAAATGATGACCCTAAAAGTATTGCTAAAGCTTTGGTTCTTCCAAGGGTATTGGGCTCTTCTATTACAACTTCTTTTGGAATGAAAGTCCAGAGCTTAATAACATCTTTATTTCAAGGTCTTGGCTCCACAACTCAAGGAATCGATATAGAGTTCATTGATGCGGTGGATGAAAGAAAAAAATACTGTCAATTAAAAGCTGGACCAAACACGATAAATCGCGATGATGTAACAACCATCGTTAATCATTTCGATGGTGTAAGAAATCTAGCTAGAACCAATAATTTAAATGTTGGAATAAATGATATGATTGTTGGTGTGGTTTATGGTGAAGTATCTGAATTAAGCTCCCATTATCGAAAGATAGGGCAAAATTATCCAGTATACATAGGTCAAGATTTTTGGTACCGATTAACAGGAAAAGAAGATTTCTACTTTGAACTAATAGATGCTATAGGAGAAGTAGCTCTAGAAGTTGATGCCAGCAAGGTGGTTGAAACTACAATAAATAAATTAACCAAAGAAATTGAAGAAAAATACAAATAG